CCTGCTGATTTGCTTGACCCTGAAGTTGATAAACTTTCAGCAGAATTGCAAATTTTAGCAAAAGAAAAGAATATCAATCTAGCTGATGAAACTATTGATGATGTATTAACTTATGCATTATTTCCACAGATAGGTTTGAAGTTTTTAGAAAACCGTAACAACCCAAGTGCTTTTGAACCTATTCCAACAAAAGCAAGTGCAAAACCACAAAGTAGCTCAGCGTCAAATCCTGTGTGTTCTCCTGAAAGTTACGCAGTAAGTGTCGATGGCAAGGTTTATGATGTTGTCGTCGCTGCTGGAGGCTGTATTGAGGCTATTACGCACCCCGCTGGTGATGATGCCATGAAACAATCCGCATCTATCACTGCTGAAGAAACGTTAAATGCGCCATTAGCAGGTAACATCTTCAAAGTAATCGTTCAAGAGGGTGACCACGTAGAAGCTGGTGATGTAGTTATCATCATGGAAGCGATGAAAATGGAAACAGAAATTCGTGCAGTTTCGGCTGGCGAAATAGTATCTTTGTTCACCAGAGAGGGCGACTCAGTTGCCGTTGGTGATGCCTTACTTAGTTTTTCTTAGAGGCCAACATGGATTCTTTAAATACTTTATGGTTATCAACAGGCTTGGCGAATTTTGAATTAGGCCAAGTTGTGATGATGTTAGTTGGCTGTGGTTTACTTTATCTTGCCATTGCTCGTAACTTTGAACCTTTGTTATTATTACCTATGGGTTTTGGTGCGATTTTAACTAACATCCCTGTTGCTGGCTTTTCAGAAGTTGGCGGTTTGTTACATTATATCTACTATGCTGGTGTTGATACGGGAATTTTCCCACTCATTATCTTCATGGGTGTTGGTGCTATGACCGACTTTGGTGCTCTTATAGCTAATCCTAAAACACTATTTTTAGGTGCAGCGGCACAGTTTGGAATATTTGCTACATTATTTGGTGCTATAGCGTTAAATTATATTCCAGGTATAGAGTTTACGCTTAAAGATGCTTCTGCCATTGCAATTATTGGTGGCGCTGATGGTCCAACGGCTATTTTCCTTGCTTCAAAGTTAGCACCTGAATTACTTGGCGCTATTGCTGTCGCGGCATATTCGTATATGGCATTGGTTCCAATTATTCAACCGCCAATAATGAAAGCATTGACCACTGAAGAAGAACGTAAAATTGAAATGAAGCAGTTACGACCTGTAACTAAAATTGAGAAAATTGTTTTCCCAATTGGTGTGCTAGCCATGACTATTTTCTTTTTACCTTCCGCAACACCTTTAGTAGGGATGTTTTGTCTAGGTAACTTAATGCGAGAGTCTGGTGTTGTTGATCGTTTAAGTTCTACAGCACAAAATGAGCTTATCAACATTACCACTATCTTTTTAGGTTTAGGTGTTGGTTCAAAACTGAGTGCTGATGCTTTTTTAAATGTTGAAACCTTAGGCATTTTGGCTTTGGGCGCCGTAGCGTTCTCAATCGGTACCGCTTCAGGTGTGATTATGGCCAAGACGATGAATAAGTTTTCTAAAGACCCTATTAATCCATTAATTGGTGCGGCGGGAGTATCTGCAGTACCTATGGCTGCACGTGTTGCTAATAAAGTTGGTTTGCAAGCAAATCCACATAACTTCTTATTAATGCATGCAATGGGCCCTAATGTGGCTGGTGTGCTCGGTTCAGCCGTAGCTGCAGGTATTTTATTGGCCTTAGTGGGCGG
The DNA window shown above is from Colwellia psychrerythraea 34H and carries:
- a CDS encoding sodium ion-translocating decarboxylase subunit beta, whose protein sequence is MDSLNTLWLSTGLANFELGQVVMMLVGCGLLYLAIARNFEPLLLLPMGFGAILTNIPVAGFSEVGGLLHYIYYAGVDTGIFPLIIFMGVGAMTDFGALIANPKTLFLGAAAQFGIFATLFGAIALNYIPGIEFTLKDASAIAIIGGADGPTAIFLASKLAPELLGAIAVAAYSYMALVPIIQPPIMKALTTEEERKIEMKQLRPVTKIEKIVFPIGVLAMTIFFLPSATPLVGMFCLGNLMRESGVVDRLSSTAQNELINITTIFLGLGVGSKLSADAFLNVETLGILALGAVAFSIGTASGVIMAKTMNKFSKDPINPLIGAAGVSAVPMAARVANKVGLQANPHNFLLMHAMGPNVAGVLGSAVAAGILLALVGG